The proteins below come from a single Benincasa hispida cultivar B227 chromosome 4, ASM972705v1, whole genome shotgun sequence genomic window:
- the LOC120076782 gene encoding ribulose bisphosphate carboxylase/oxygenase activase, chloroplastic: MATAAVSTAGAVNRIPLSLNGAIAGPSVQSSAFLGNSLKKANLRYPNSKVSSGSSLKVVAVAEEIDEKKQTNKDKWKGLAFDISDDQQDITRGKGMVDTLFQAPSGAGTHDPVLSSYEYLSAGLRQYNLDNNVDGFYIAPAFMDKLVVHISKNFMKLPNIKVPLILGIWGGKGQGKSFQCELVFAKMGINPIMMSAGELESGNAGEPAKLIRQRYREAADIIKKGKMCVLFINDLDAGAGRLGGTTQYTVNNQMVNATLMNIADNPTNVQLPGMYNKEENPRVPIVVTGNDFSTLYAPLIRDGRMEKFYWAPTREDRIGVCSGIFRSDNVPKEDVVKLVDTFPGQSIDFFGALRARVYDDEVRNWAISVGVENIAKKLVNSKEGPPTFEQPKMTLEKLLEYGNMLVQEQENVKRVQLADKYLSEAALGDANEDAIKSGTFYGKAAQQVHLPVPEGCTDPNADNFDPTARSDDGSCNYVL; this comes from the exons ATGGCCACCGCTGCCGTCTCCACCGCCGGAGCTGTCAACAGAATTCCG CTGAGTTTAAATGGTGCCATTGCTGGACCCTCAGTTCAAAGCTCTGCTTTCTTAGGCAACAGCTTGAAGAAAGCAAACTTGAGATACCCCAATTCCAAGGTCTCTTCAGGAAGCAGCTTGAAAGTAGTTGCTGTTGCAGAGGAGATCGATGAAAAGAAGCAAACTAATAAGGATAAATGGAAGGGGCTTGCTTTTGATATCTCTGATGATCAACAAGACATTACCAGAGGAAAGGGAATGGTTGACACACTCTTCCAAGCTCCTTCTGGTGCAGGAACTCATGACCCTGTTCTTAGCTCTTATGAATATTTAAGTGCTGGACTTCGTCA ATACAATTTAGACAACAATGTGGATGGTTTTTACATTGCTCCTGCCTTCATggacaaactagttgttcatatCTCTAAGAACTTCATGAAACTTCCCAACATCAAG GTTCCCCTGATTTTGGGTATTTGGGGAGGCAAAGGTCAAGGGAAGTCGTTCCAATGTGAGCTTGTCTTTGCCAAGATGGGAATCAA CCCCATTATGATGAGTGCAGGAGAACTGGAGAGTGGAAATGCAGGAGAACCAGCAAAATTGATTCGACAGAGGTACCGGGAAGCAGCAGATATAATCAAGAAGGGGAAAATGTGTGTCCTCTTCATCAATGATCTCGATGCAGGAGCTGGTCGTCTTGGTGGCACGACCCAATACACTGTCAACAACCAGATGGTTAATGCTACCCTCATGAACATAGCTGATAACCCAACCAACGTTCAGCTCCCTGGTATGTACAACAAAGAGGAGAACCCTCGGGTTCCCATCGTCGTCACGGGTAACGACTTCTCAACATTGTATGCTCCTCTCATCCGTGATGGTCGTATGGAAAAATTCTATTGGGCACCTACTCGGGAAGATAGAATTGGTGTGTGCTCAGGAATCTTTAGGAGCGATAATGTTCCCAAAGAAGACGTTGTCAAGCTTGTTGATACATTTCCTGGCCAATCCATTG ATTTCTTTGGTGCCCTGAGGGCAAGAGTATATGACGATGAAGTGAGGAACTGGGCTATTTCGGTCGGAGTTGAGAATATTGCTAAGAAGCTTGTCAACTCAAAGGAAGGACCACCGACATTCGAGCAGCCAAAGATGACCTTAGAGAAGCTTCTTGAGTATGGAAACATGCTTGTTCAGGAACAAGAGAACGTGAAGAGAGTCCAACTGGCTGACAAGTACTTGAGCGAGGCAGCTCTTGGAGATGCCAATGAAGACGCCATAAAAAGTGGCACATTCTATG GTAAAGCCGCACAGCAGGTGCATCTTCCTGTCCCTGAAGGCTGCACAGACCCAAATGCAGATAACTTCGACCCAACAGCTAGGAGTGATGATGGAAGTTGCAATTATGTATTATAA